In Gemmatimonadota bacterium, a single genomic region encodes these proteins:
- the fsa gene encoding fructose-6-phosphate aldolase yields the protein MKIFLDTADLVEIRRAADAGLVDGITTNPSLISKVAGDRDPKEIYLEICEIVDGPISLEVVGVDRDTMVAEGRKLAAIHENAVVKVPLTEDGLKACRDLRAEGFHTNVTLCFSVSQALLAAKAGATYVSPFVGRIDDISGEGMDVIHQIRQVYDNYGYETQILVASIRHPVHVVEAMMLGADCCTMPPKVLWQLSKHPLTDRGLEGFLTDWNKLDAEI from the coding sequence ATGAAGATCTTCCTCGACACCGCCGACCTCGTCGAGATCCGACGCGCCGCTGACGCCGGCCTCGTCGACGGTATTACAACCAACCCGTCGCTCATCTCGAAGGTCGCGGGCGACCGAGATCCGAAGGAGATCTACCTCGAGATCTGCGAGATCGTGGACGGTCCGATCAGTCTCGAAGTCGTGGGCGTCGACAGGGACACCATGGTCGCGGAAGGACGGAAGTTGGCCGCCATCCATGAGAACGCGGTGGTGAAGGTGCCGCTCACCGAAGACGGGCTGAAGGCGTGCCGCGATCTTCGCGCGGAAGGGTTTCACACCAACGTGACGCTTTGTTTTTCCGTTTCGCAGGCTCTGTTGGCCGCCAAGGCAGGCGCGACGTACGTGTCTCCGTTCGTTGGCCGGATCGATGACATCTCGGGTGAAGGGATGGACGTCATCCATCAGATCCGTCAGGTGTACGACAACTACGGGTACGAGACGCAGATCCTCGTCGCCTCGATTCGCCACCCTGTGCATGTGGTGGAGGCGATGATGCTCGGGGCGGACTGTTGCACGATGCCGCCTAAGGTCCTGTGGCAGCTCAGCAAGCACCCGCTGACCGACCGCGGGCTCGAAGGATTCTTGACGGATTGGAACAAGTTAGACGCGGAAATCTGA
- the truA gene encoding tRNA pseudouridine(38-40) synthase TruA, which translates to MEAPETSRLQLTVHYDGSAFHGWQYQPEQRTVQGDLQAALTQLADSPRTVIGSGRTDTGVHATGQVASVDMPARWTPAKLLKALNATLPQEIWIESVRRAAPDFHPRYDAIARTYTYRVGVDDQARSPFQRRQCWPLCETLDTELLTASAADVLGEHSFEAFTKSGRPEQRGYQCDVAEAAWADWELGIRFDITADRYLHHMVRYLVGTMIDIARHRRPTADIAALLSGHGKLTTSPPAPPEGLFLARVEYPESALLADEPPASPSRSTATA; encoded by the coding sequence GTGGAAGCCCCCGAGACGTCCCGATTACAGCTCACCGTCCACTACGACGGCTCAGCGTTCCATGGATGGCAGTACCAGCCGGAGCAGCGAACCGTCCAGGGTGACCTGCAGGCAGCTCTCACCCAGCTCGCGGATTCTCCCCGCACGGTCATCGGTTCGGGCCGCACCGACACGGGTGTGCACGCCACGGGACAAGTCGCGTCGGTCGATATGCCAGCACGGTGGACTCCGGCGAAGCTTCTGAAGGCGTTGAACGCGACATTACCGCAAGAGATCTGGATCGAGTCGGTGCGCCGAGCTGCGCCCGACTTTCATCCCCGGTACGACGCGATCGCCAGGACATACACCTATCGTGTGGGCGTCGATGACCAGGCCCGGTCTCCCTTCCAACGTAGACAGTGCTGGCCGCTGTGCGAGACGCTCGACACCGAGTTGTTGACCGCTTCAGCCGCGGACGTCCTCGGGGAGCACTCGTTCGAGGCGTTCACCAAATCGGGCCGGCCCGAGCAGCGTGGGTACCAGTGCGACGTGGCGGAGGCCGCATGGGCCGACTGGGAGCTGGGCATTCGCTTCGACATCACGGCGGACCGCTACCTGCACCACATGGTGCGGTACCTCGTCGGCACCATGATCGACATCGCGCGGCACCGCCGACCGACCGCGGACATCGCCGCACTGCTCTCCGGCCACGGCAAGCTCACCACCTCGCCACCCGCACCGCCCGAAGGGCTCTTCCTCGCCCGGGTGGAGTACCCGGAGAGCGCCCTGCTGGCGGACGAGCCACCGGCATCACCTTCACGGAGCACCGCCACCGCATGA
- the trpD gene encoding anthranilate phosphoribosyltransferase has translation MDLKGLIAKVVEGVHLSAEEAEAAFDRFMAGSASEVEMAGLLVALRVKGAQPSEVAGGVRALRKAMLPVTSSDPSRLVDTAGTGGGEVTTFNISTAAALVAAGAGVPIAKHGNRSFTSRSGSADVLEALGVAIDLTPDRMGEILAEVGIVFMFAPLLHPAMRHVGPVRRGLGITTVMNILGPLTNPAGAQRQVIGVADPELIDLVAGSLQELGHIRALIVHGEPGMDEISPSGVTSVAELTESGLTRFEVTPEALGLERADLASLAGGEPSENAVVIERVLGGEQGGARTAVLLNAAGAIFVGGAVESLEAGVRLAESSIDDGRAAEALERLRNATQAE, from the coding sequence ATGGACTTGAAGGGACTCATCGCCAAGGTCGTGGAGGGTGTTCACCTGAGCGCCGAGGAAGCTGAGGCCGCGTTCGATCGCTTCATGGCCGGCTCGGCCTCCGAGGTGGAAATGGCGGGCTTGCTCGTAGCTCTCCGGGTCAAAGGGGCACAACCCAGCGAGGTCGCGGGGGGGGTGCGTGCGCTGAGGAAGGCCATGCTGCCCGTGACGTCGTCCGATCCCTCGAGGCTCGTGGACACGGCTGGCACGGGAGGCGGAGAGGTCACGACGTTCAACATCTCCACCGCGGCTGCGCTCGTCGCGGCAGGTGCGGGCGTACCGATCGCCAAGCACGGGAACCGCTCGTTCACCTCACGAAGCGGCAGTGCGGACGTGCTCGAGGCGCTGGGGGTCGCCATCGACCTCACCCCGGACCGCATGGGCGAAATACTCGCCGAGGTGGGTATCGTGTTCATGTTTGCTCCCCTGCTGCACCCGGCGATGCGCCACGTCGGGCCGGTTCGACGCGGGCTCGGCATCACCACGGTCATGAACATCCTCGGTCCGCTCACGAACCCTGCGGGCGCCCAGCGCCAGGTCATCGGCGTCGCAGACCCGGAGCTGATCGATCTCGTCGCAGGCTCTCTCCAGGAACTCGGCCACATTCGAGCGCTCATAGTACATGGAGAGCCCGGCATGGACGAGATCAGCCCCTCCGGCGTAACGAGCGTCGCCGAGCTCACCGAGTCCGGCCTCACTCGTTTCGAGGTCACGCCCGAGGCGCTCGGGCTCGAGAGGGCCGACCTCGCCTCGCTCGCGGGCGGAGAACCGTCGGAGAACGCGGTAGTGATCGAGCGAGTTCTGGGCGGTGAGCAGGGCGGGGCCAGAACCGCGGTCCTGCTGAACGCGGCAGGGGCTATCTTCGTGGGTGGTGCAGTCGAATCCCTTGAAGCGGGGGTCCGTCTGGCCGAATCGAGCATCGACGACGGGCGCGCAGCCGAGGCCCTCGAGCGACTGAGGAACGCCACGCAAGCCGAATGA